Proteins encoded together in one Lathyrus oleraceus cultivar Zhongwan6 chromosome 5, CAAS_Psat_ZW6_1.0, whole genome shotgun sequence window:
- the LOC127086290 gene encoding protein yippee-like At5g53940 isoform X2, translating into MGRIFVVELDGRCYRCKFCRTHLALADDLISRTFHCRRGKAYLFTNAVNTTTGAPEERMMLSGLHTVADIFCCCCGQILGWKYESAHEKSQKYKEGKFVLERFDFGTQIRLNVLIGRCTVG; encoded by the exons ATGGGAAGAATCTTTGTGGTGGAGTTGGACGGCAGATGCTATAGATGCAAGTTCTGCAGAACTCATTTGGCCCTTGCAGATGATCTCATCTCTCGG ACTTTTCATTGCAGGAGAGGAAAAGCATACCTATTCACTAATGC CGTGAACACGACAACTGGAGCACCGGAAGAAAGGATGATGCTTTCAGGATTGCATACTGTGGCAGATATCTTTTGCTGTTGCTGTGGTCAAATACTTGGCTGGAAATAT GAATCTGCACACGAGAAGAGTCAGAAGTATAAGGAAGGGAAGTTTGTTCTTGAAAG gttcgactttggaacacagatacgtttgaatgtcttaatcggacgttgtacagttggttag
- the LOC127086290 gene encoding protein yippee-like At5g53940 isoform X1, giving the protein MGRIFVVELDGRCYRCKFCRTHLALADDLISRTFHCRRGKAYLFTNAVNTTTGAPEERMMLSGLHTVADIFCCCCGQILGWKYESAHEKSQKYKEGKFVLERGSIVDDIDFSTEFYIDSRASMSDSEDA; this is encoded by the exons ATGGGAAGAATCTTTGTGGTGGAGTTGGACGGCAGATGCTATAGATGCAAGTTCTGCAGAACTCATTTGGCCCTTGCAGATGATCTCATCTCTCGG ACTTTTCATTGCAGGAGAGGAAAAGCATACCTATTCACTAATGC CGTGAACACGACAACTGGAGCACCGGAAGAAAGGATGATGCTTTCAGGATTGCATACTGTGGCAGATATCTTTTGCTGTTGCTGTGGTCAAATACTTGGCTGGAAATAT GAATCTGCACACGAGAAGAGTCAGAAGTATAAGGAAGGGAAGTTTGTTCTTGAAAG AGGAAGCATTGTTGATGATATTGATTTCTCAACGGAGTTTTATATTGATAGCCGCGCTAGCATGAGTGACAGTGAAGATGCTTAG